Within Bacteroidales bacterium, the genomic segment AAGAAGCCATGAAGAAATGGCTCCTCCACCTATTCCACCTCCATAGGCAACTATGTAAATAATCACCAAAGGTAACGCCAACCCCTTCAATTCAATTCCATATTTTGCGTTCAGAAACTTTGCACCCCAAAATAGGTAGAAATACCAAACCGGATCAGCGAACAATTTTCCCAGAGCAACGACCCAGGTTTGCCGGTAACGAATTAGTCGTTTCCAAGGGATGTGGATTTTTTCCATATCTTCCTGATCGCTTTGAATGTAATCAAGCTCTTGTTTATTTACAAAGCGGCTTTTATCTGCGGGGCGGAATAAAATCAGCCACAACAAAAGCCAGCTGGCGCTTAAAATCACAGACAATACAAATACATATTGCCAGCCTCTGAAAGAGTATATGATAACCGGAATCAACAAAGGGGCTATTACCTGTCCAACATTGGATCCCCCATTAAATAATCCGGTTGCATAAGCCCTTTCTTTTTTCGGAAACCATTCTGCTACCGTTTTAATACTCGCCGGAAAATTTGCAGCCTGTCCGATTCCCAATCCCAGACGGGCAAAAGCAAATCCAAGCCAGCTTTGGGCAAAGGCATGTGATAAACTGGCAATGGCCCAGGCAATAACCGCAAGGGAGAACCCCCACCGAGTGCCCAGGCGGTCAATAACATATCCAATTACCATGGGACCAATGGCATAGCTCAACTGAAAGGCAAAAACGATATAGCCATACTCCTGCTCGCTCCACCCAATATCGCTCTGAAGCCGGGGAGCAAGTATACCGAGAATTACCCTGTCAAAATAAACAATGGTTGTGGAATAAAATAGGAGGGCAACTATTACCCATCTGAATCCGGTTTTTTTTGAATCTGCTTGTAGTTGTGCGGGCATTTTATGTAATTTTACAGTGATCTCCTGTTAATTAAAGAGATTGGAATAAACTCCTGCATGCCTTTGCGATTTCTGATAAAGTCGGTCATCACACCGGCCATCATTGAAAAATTGCAGGAAATAACCGTTATACCATCCCGGATGACTTCCTTAAGCGGAGTTTCATTATAGGAGATCACCCCTATATCTTTTCCCAGCTCCCAGTTCCTCATTTTGCATACTTTTAAAAGATTAACAAGGTCGGCATCGTCAATAACCAGATAAGCGTCCCCTTTTTGTACTTTAATCTGATCAAGGGAATTTATTACCTGGTGAGAAACGGCATATTCCTTACCAAATGCCAAAAATCCGTTCTTCAATGATTCTGGGTGGCCGCTTTTTTCAGGGAAACATAAAAAGAGCCTTTCGTACTTCTTTATTCTTTTTTCTGCCGAAACCAATGACTGGTATGTGCCTTCAAAAAAGTTCTGTACAATGAAATTGTAGTTGCTCCCCAGGCGGTCATTTCTTGAAATGATAAGGACCTTGCCGGCAGGAATCCGGCCAATCACTTTAGGGATTCGGGGGTGATTAAATGAAGAGATCACAAACAGATCGTAGATTGATGAGTTCCGGCCAATGATCAGCTCAAGAATTTTGATGTTGTAATGGTGAAAATATATCTCGATATCACAGATATCCTTTACCTTTTCGCGAAAATCGTTGTAAAGCGTTTCGAAATGTGCATCGAAACTGTGAACAATCATTAGCAACCTAAATTTGGCTTTGGGTTGCTTATTTACCACAAAGTAACCTTTTTTGGGACGTGACTCTATAACTCCCTGGCTAACCAGCTTATCATAGGCACGAATGACCGTTTTACGGGCAACATTGAATTTTTTTGCAGCGGAATTGATGCTGGGAATGACCTGCCCGGTTTTCAATTCACCATTTTGAATTGATTCCGTGATAGAAGCAATAACTACTTCCGATTTGGTTGGAGATCCAAACTCCTGACTCATAGTATTTGGAGGTTGGCATTCATTCCCAGACTGTATAATAATCTATCTGTGATACCCTGTTATACATTACAAAGATGTAAAATTTGGTTTTTTAAACAAGAAAATTAATCAATTTAAAATTATTTTAAATTGATGCATAAGCATTAAGTTCTGCAATTCAATGGAATAACAAACACCGGTCAATATGAAAGGAGGCATATCCTACTCGAGGATCATGGCAGCCAAGTGAGATTTAAAAATTTAGAAATTAAAACAACGAAATGGCAGACAATTCTCTGAAATATTTATTTATACCCGGGCACACCTTTAAAAAAAGATTTTTCAGTTGCAACTATTCCCGGGTTAAATCCCGGAAGACCTGCTCCAGACTTTTCTCTTTCTTTTGCATGGAAAGGACAGAAAACCCTGATTGTACGGCAAAATCAAAGATTCGCTGACGTATATCCTCCTTATCGCTGCTTTCCAGCAACCAATTTTTTGAATCTATTTTCTGTACCTTGTTGACTCCTTCAATCTGTGCCAGGGTACCCTCCTCGACCTCACGGTCGAATTCTACCTGTACGGTCTGCTTGTTCTCTTTAAGCCAGGAAGAAATGTTTCCTACCTTATCGTCTGCTACAATTCTTCCGTTGTTGATCACAATGATCCGGTCACAGATAGCCTCCACCTCCTGCATGATATGCGTAGACAACAGCACTGTCTTTTCCTTGCCCAGTCTGGATATCAGGTTTCTGATCTCGGTTATCTGATTGGGATCCAATCCGGTGGTAGGTTCATCAAGTATCAGCACACCCGGGTCATGAATAATAGCCTGTGCCAGGCCCACGCGTTGACGATATCCTTTGGACAAGGTTCCGATCTTTTTGGTTTTTTCCTTATCCAAACCGGTCAGATCAATCACTTCATGAATCCGTTCCCGGGTTTTATTTCCCAGCCGGTAAAGCCCGGAAACATACTTCAGGTATTCCTTTACAAACATCTGAGTATACAAAGGGTTATGCTCAGGAAGGTAACCAATGTCCTTCCTGATTTCAAGGGTCTGTTCCAGTGCGTTCCTTCCGTTGATCCAGGCTTCTCCGTAATTCGGCATTATATAGCCGGTTAATATCTTCATTGCAGTTGTTTTCCCGGCTCCGTTAGGCCCGATAAATCCAACAATCTCCCCGGGTTTCACTTCAAAACTAATGCCGTCCAATGCTTTCTGATCTCCGTAATACTTGGTAAGTTCCTTTGCTTTTATAGACATATCACAACTTTTTACTTATCCAGGCTTCTTCAACAATCCAACATGCTACATGTTCCGTATAATCCCCTATTCTCCGGAACCCATACCCCGACTCAATTCATTCGTGTAACAGTTTATTAAAGGTTTGAATTTCAAATTGATTTATATACAAAATTTACAAACTCTGCTTGCATTACAATGGAACCCGCATGTTAATCATATTCTTGTTGTGAAGGTTCCTGCATGCGGGTTTCAATAGTCAAAAATTCCTGCCCAATTTACAAAAATAAATCAAACTGGATGATACCCATACTTATTCATTACAGACAATAAGCCATATCTCCGAACAATTGTATACATGTGATGTTATTCCGTATGATTTTGTTAATATCATATAATGTCATTAACTTAGCATTTCAATTAACTAAGGATTGCTAATTTGGACAGTCCACAATATAAATCTCAAACGGATAAAAAACCGATAAACCACTATGGCACATAAAGTATTGATAACTCACCACATACCGGTTGAGGGGCTTAAGGCCATTGAAGAAGACTTTGAAATTAAACTACCGGAAAACAAGCATTTTTCGCAAGAGGAACTGGCCGAAATGATCCCTGAATATGATGCACTCATTACAGTTTTCGGATTTGAAATTGGGAGGGATCTTATTGAAAAAGGAGAAAATTTGAAGATCATTGCCAATTTTGGTGCCGGCTATAATAATATTGATGTAGAGGCAGCTACGGAAAAAAACATTCCCGTAACCAACACACCAAAAACGGTCATCGAGCCCACAGCAGAACTTGCCTTTGCTTTGCTTTTGTCACTGTTAAGAAGAGTGGCGGAATTTGACCTTAGAATCAAACACAAAGAAGAAATCCGGTGGGAAGTAATGGCCAACCTCGGACACACACTGGAAGGAAAAACACTGGGGATTATAGGCATGGGAAACATCGGAAAATCGATGGCAATGAAAGCAAAAGCTTTTGGGATGAATATCCTCTATTACCAAAGAACGCCCCTTGATTATACCGATGAAAAAACTTACTCAGCAGGCTATGTTAAATTTGAAGAACTACTGAGAAAATCGGATGTTGTATCACTGCACACTCCCCTCACAGATGAAACCCATCATCTGCTGGATGATAATGAATTAATGAAGATGAAACAAGGTGCTTTTGTTATTAATACGGCAAGAGGTGCGGTTATACACGAAAAAGCTTTGATCCGGTACCTCCGGAATGGTCATTTGGGTGGTGCCGGCCTGGATGTCTATGAATTCGAGCCGAAAATCAGTGAAGAGTTGCTGGGAATGTCCAATGTTGTACTTGTACCGCATATAGGCACCGCCAACTATGAGACCCGGAAAGCCATTGCCGAGGAAGCTGCAGGCAATGTTGTAAAATATTTTAAGGGAGATCGCCCCCCTAATCTGGTAAACCCGGATGTATACCAGTAGGTTGGATTGTCATATTTATCTTACAAAAAATTGAAATTACACCGCAACATAAAGTCATCCCCTGTGATATGGTCGTTAACAAAATTGGAGTGTCTGGCAGGAATTTGATCTTTCAGTGGTTTCCGCATCTGACAGAGCAAGCGGGCAGCAAATAAAAGCATTAGAGAAAATGACTCAATTCAACCCGGATAAAAAGAAATACTGTGAAAGCCTTACACAATATAAACGACTGAACACCTCGGAGGTACGTGTAGGACATATCCCAATGGGAAACGGACATCCTATACGCATTCAGTCGATGACCAATACCGATACCAATGACACCCCGGCTACGGTAGAACAGATCATGCGTATGGCTGATGCCGGTGCAGATTATGCCCGTATGACCACACGCACGCTGAAAGAAGCTGAAAACCTGTATAACATCAAAAATAACCTGTTGGAGAAGGGTTATCAGATTCCGCTTGTGGCCGATGTTCACTTTAACAACAGAATAGCCGAAAAGGCGGCTGCCATTGTTGAAAAAGTCCGCATCAACCCGGGAAATTATGCCATAAGGTATTCCAGGAAAGGAGATCTGGAAGAAATACGCCAACATTTCATCCATCTGATCGATATATGTAAAACCAACAATACGGCCCTTCGCCTTGGTGTGAACCATGGCTCCCTGTCAAAAAGAATCATGGATCTTTACGGAGATACCCCACAGGGCATGGTTGAATCGGCGCTGGAGTTCATAAAAATCTGTGAAGGGCAAAATTTCCACAATGTGGTAATTTCCTTGAAATCCAGCAATACACGCATTATGGTTCAGTCCAACCGATTGATGGTTCATGAAATGCTGAAAAGAGACAGGATTTATCCACTGCATCTAGGGGTAACAGAAGCCGGAGAGGGTGAAGACGGTCGCATAAAATCAGCCGTGGGTATTAACGCTCTACTCGCTGACGGTATCGGAGACACCATCCGGGTGAGCCTCACGGAAGCCCCCGAAGAAGAAATTCCCGTGGCCAAAATGCTTACCGGGCTTATACAGAGCGGACCAACACACATTAAGCTGCCTGAAATCACATCATTACCTATCAACCCCTTCGATTATACAAAAAGAAAATCTTCAGAAGTAAAATTTATTGGGGGAAGCCATTCTCCTGTAGTGATTGGCAGAAAAGAATCCTCTGACTCTCTGAAAGCCGACCTGATCATGGCTCATTCAGACAATGAACTCAATGGTTCAAATTCACCAGCCATTCTACCCTATCATGAATGGCTGAAAACAGGTACGCCGGAAAACCGCTATCCGCTTTTTAATTCCATCTCTCAATATCTGGAACACAAAAAAGGGTCAGAATACCCAACCTTCATAAGCACTTCAATGGATGAACTCAATCAGACAGAAGAACTCAAAAATGAAAGCAATGCAGTACTGATCCTTCAGGCCCATTCTGAAAACCCCACCTTTGAGCAACGGCGGTTCATTATTGGATTGATGAACAGGGGTATAAATTTGCCCGTAATAGTGCACAGGCGGTACAGCGAAAACCACCTGCCAGTTTTAAGGCTAAAGGCTGCTGCCGATATCGGGCTTCTTTTCCTCGACGGTCTGGCTGATGGATTGTTCCTTGAAAATGAAAAAAACATTCAGGAGGAAAAGCTTCTCCAGATTTCATTCGGTATCCTGCAGGCGAGCCGAAGCAGAATCTACAAGACTGAATTCATATCCTGCCCCGGGTGCGGAAGAACGCAATTCAATCTGGAGAAAACTGCTGAAAAAATCCGGCAAAGAATGGGTCATCTCAAAGGATTAAAAATAGCCATCATGGGATGTATAGTAAATGGTCCGGGTGAGATGGCCGATGCAGACTATGGCTATGTTGGCTCCGGTCCGGGTAAGGTTACCCTTTATCGCAATAAAGAAGTAATCAAACGTAATGTCACGGAAGAAAAAGCTGTGGAAGAACTGGAAAGGCTTATCCAGGAGTATGGGGACTGGGAGGTTAAGAAGAAGGAGTGAGTTGGGAGTAGTGAGTTGGGAGTAGTGAGTTGGGAGTTGGGAGTTGAAAAAAGGCGAAGCAGGCAGAAAAATCTAATAGTCATTCAGTCGTCATTTATGGTCATTCATGGTCATTTAATTAAAGAGTTTGACAGGGGTTATGGGAAGAAAGTTGGTCCCGCATTCTGCGGGAGCAAACCAAATGCCTCAGTTGGCAGAAGAATGCAAGGGTCATTGGGTTGTTAGAAAGGGTTTGAGGTTTGAGGAAGAAGTTGGCAAGGGGCAAAAGTTGGCAAACGCCTAAGTCTGGAGTTGGCAGAGTAATTATAATGTCATTGTCATTCATGGTCATTGATGCCTGCCAGCAGGTGGGCATCAAAATCCGGACAAGTTTGGTTGTATCCGAAGAGAGGTTTCAGCTTAATGTTCATTCCGGCAGAAGTCCCGCCATTGTCCTGGAGGTATTTCATATATTAATTACTATTCGGGACGGTGTCCTGAAGGTATTTTATATCTATTTACTATTCGGGACAGTGTCCTGGAGGCAATACATATATGTGTTACTATTCAGGACAGTGTCCTGAGGGTATTGTATATCTGTTTTACTATTCGGGACACTGTCCCGGAGGTATTTCATATATG encodes:
- a CDS encoding MFS transporter, with protein sequence MPAQLQADSKKTGFRWVIVALLFYSTTIVYFDRVILGILAPRLQSDIGWSEQEYGYIVFAFQLSYAIGPMVIGYVIDRLGTRWGFSLAVIAWAIASLSHAFAQSWLGFAFARLGLGIGQAANFPASIKTVAEWFPKKERAYATGLFNGGSNVGQVIAPLLIPVIIYSFRGWQYVFVLSVILSASWLLLWLILFRPADKSRFVNKQELDYIQSDQEDMEKIHIPWKRLIRYRQTWVVALGKLFADPVWYFYLFWGAKFLNAKYGIELKGLALPLVIIYIVAYGGGIGGGAISSWLLKKGKSTNYARKRTMLGTALLVLPVMMVPFMESMPVAIGLIALAAAAHNSWSANIFTVASDLFPKKIVGSVIGLSTTVSSFAAMGTALLIGYALDKSGTEGYVFPFVIAAFGYLVGLLVMHLLSPKMKSVSMKKLS
- a CDS encoding GntR family transcriptional regulator; protein product: MSQEFGSPTKSEVVIASITESIQNGELKTGQVIPSINSAAKKFNVARKTVIRAYDKLVSQGVIESRPKKGYFVVNKQPKAKFRLLMIVHSFDAHFETLYNDFREKVKDICDIEIYFHHYNIKILELIIGRNSSIYDLFVISSFNHPRIPKVIGRIPAGKVLIISRNDRLGSNYNFIVQNFFEGTYQSLVSAEKRIKKYERLFLCFPEKSGHPESLKNGFLAFGKEYAVSHQVINSLDQIKVQKGDAYLVIDDADLVNLLKVCKMRNWELGKDIGVISYNETPLKEVIRDGITVISCNFSMMAGVMTDFIRNRKGMQEFIPISLINRRSL
- the gldA gene encoding gliding motility-associated ABC transporter ATP-binding subunit GldA → MSIKAKELTKYYGDQKALDGISFEVKPGEIVGFIGPNGAGKTTAMKILTGYIMPNYGEAWINGRNALEQTLEIRKDIGYLPEHNPLYTQMFVKEYLKYVSGLYRLGNKTRERIHEVIDLTGLDKEKTKKIGTLSKGYRQRVGLAQAIIHDPGVLILDEPTTGLDPNQITEIRNLISRLGKEKTVLLSTHIMQEVEAICDRIIVINNGRIVADDKVGNISSWLKENKQTVQVEFDREVEEGTLAQIEGVNKVQKIDSKNWLLESSDKEDIRQRIFDFAVQSGFSVLSMQKKEKSLEQVFRDLTRE
- a CDS encoding dihydrofolate reductase, translating into MAHKVLITHHIPVEGLKAIEEDFEIKLPENKHFSQEELAEMIPEYDALITVFGFEIGRDLIEKGENLKIIANFGAGYNNIDVEAATEKNIPVTNTPKTVIEPTAELAFALLLSLLRRVAEFDLRIKHKEEIRWEVMANLGHTLEGKTLGIIGMGNIGKSMAMKAKAFGMNILYYQRTPLDYTDEKTYSAGYVKFEELLRKSDVVSLHTPLTDETHHLLDDNELMKMKQGAFVINTARGAVIHEKALIRYLRNGHLGGAGLDVYEFEPKISEELLGMSNVVLVPHIGTANYETRKAIAEEAAGNVVKYFKGDRPPNLVNPDVYQ
- the ispG gene encoding (E)-4-hydroxy-3-methylbut-2-enyl-diphosphate synthase produces the protein MTQFNPDKKKYCESLTQYKRLNTSEVRVGHIPMGNGHPIRIQSMTNTDTNDTPATVEQIMRMADAGADYARMTTRTLKEAENLYNIKNNLLEKGYQIPLVADVHFNNRIAEKAAAIVEKVRINPGNYAIRYSRKGDLEEIRQHFIHLIDICKTNNTALRLGVNHGSLSKRIMDLYGDTPQGMVESALEFIKICEGQNFHNVVISLKSSNTRIMVQSNRLMVHEMLKRDRIYPLHLGVTEAGEGEDGRIKSAVGINALLADGIGDTIRVSLTEAPEEEIPVAKMLTGLIQSGPTHIKLPEITSLPINPFDYTKRKSSEVKFIGGSHSPVVIGRKESSDSLKADLIMAHSDNELNGSNSPAILPYHEWLKTGTPENRYPLFNSISQYLEHKKGSEYPTFISTSMDELNQTEELKNESNAVLILQAHSENPTFEQRRFIIGLMNRGINLPVIVHRRYSENHLPVLRLKAAADIGLLFLDGLADGLFLENEKNIQEEKLLQISFGILQASRSRIYKTEFISCPGCGRTQFNLEKTAEKIRQRMGHLKGLKIAIMGCIVNGPGEMADADYGYVGSGPGKVTLYRNKEVIKRNVTEEKAVEELERLIQEYGDWEVKKKE